The DNA region CTAAAGGCTGTTTTGTTAGATATTGGCAAGGAGCGGAAGGAAGCATGGATCAGCTGGGTGAAATATTACATAGAGGAGGTATGATCAGTTGTCTGAAAATATTCATGTTTGGGTAAAATTGCAATTATCTCGTCAGCTCTGCATGCTCTTTTGTttgattctttatttcatttcgGTGACTGTCtatatgtattttctttgtgtGTTGGCATGCCGCATGCCAATGTGGCAGTCAGTTTGAGATCTCAAATTTTTTGCCTCCTAATCTCTAATGACATGCAAGCATACTTGACTTTGTTGGTATATtatcatttatcccaaaagtataagctgataggaagaaatgaatttaatcatttaatttttattttaacacaCCATCACGTTTGAGGCTTAAACTCCTTAATAGGTGAGGCCtaatatgtgaaatataattgaaatgagagataAATCACAGAGACAGAGTTCAAACTCATGACCTCtgattttgataccatgttaaatcatcacttatttaACTTGTATGGGCTCTTGGTGCTCTGAACCCTTACTAACCCTTGAATGGGCGCTGGCTATTGCTCTAATTAGTATAACTCCTCTGAAAGGCCTTGAGAAAACAAGAATATTTAGGTAGTGTTTGGGTGGAGGGATTCGGCAGTGAAAGGAAAGGAAGGGGGCTTTCCTTTCTTTGTTTGGATGGAGATGGGAGGGGGAGAAGGAAGGAGAAATCGTTTTCCCTCCATGCCCTCAAAATTTCTTCTTCCTACTTTGGGAGGAAAGGTAAGGAAAGAGAAGGGACATGAGATGAATGAAAagttatattttgaattttttattgtggTGTCCACCTTTTGGGCTTCTTTCCCTCTATTTTTCCTTGGACATCCAAACACATGCAAGGAGCATAATATCCCCTTCGGTGGATGGAATTTTTAtcaatctaatttattaaactaacatcTATTCAGAAGGACAACTTTGTCCATTGTATACCTGTCAAACAGCATAGATGGGGaagtgttaaattttttatcaacttGAGTGTTCTCACGGATCTCCTCTGTTAACTTCCACAGCTGGCTGCTAGTGGCATCCCGGATGAGGAAAGGAAGGCCTCAATGAATGCAGTGAACCCTAAATACGTACTCAGGAACTACCTATGCCAGAGCGCCATTGATGCCGCTGAGCTTGGTGAATTTGGTGAAGTCCGGAGGCTGCTTAAATTAATGGAACGGCCGTATGATGAGCAACCAGGAATGGAAAAATATGCTCGCTTACCTCCTGCTTGGGCTTATAGGCCTGGTGTTTGCATGCTTTCTTGTTCATCATGAGTGGCTTAATTTGCTCGTAATATTATACTGATACTAAAAGGAGTGTAACCCGTTtatttttcctctgtttttttatttttttgctctaGATGACTCGTTGTATATAATAGTTAAATTCAGTTTTTTCCTCTACAATAAGTTGAGGAAGTTGTATACCCTTGTTTTTTAATGCAGTTGCAACAATTTTATCCCGTAGGAGACattttttgttgggatttttgTTGTAATAGTGATTCtctctcattaaaaaaaattatcttttattttcatattgaGAAAATGTTGGGAAAAATTTGTGATACAAGTCTTTTAATGGGGAAACAAAGGTTATATTTGTTAATGCATTTGAGCGAGTGTTTTCTGTATTTGATTTGATAAAGTATTTTGATATGAAGTGTGAAATATTTTTAGAGGAGTATTGTgatgaggtatatatatatatatattgtttttaacATGTTCATACAAGAAGAGGAAAAATGGGTTTGGATATTCAAACAAATATTTTCGTTTTATGAGGCGTGTATTCTAGCCCATTTAACTAGTCATTGGAGACTAAAAATTAAGTacttaaagtgaaattttttgtaaaatgtgttttaCATTATTTGTTAATCCAAttggaaaaattaattttttttttttttttgatatgtccataCACGAGGGAGGGAGAATTGAGTTACCTGAGGACTgagtgaaaaattaaaattgaaaacagttaaaaatacaatattttgaaaaacataCAACAAAGGTTATGGAAGTTTGGGGAAAATTGTGTTTGTAtcatgaattttcctttctttgattATTTAAACGCTAAAATATTTACAATCTATTTAAAAAGATTTATagcctgtttgagattatatttgaggggcttaaaagtgtttttaacactcaaaaaatctgtttgaagaaaaaaaaatttgtttggtaaaaaaaatcaaaaacacttttaagggtccaaaaaacttaaaaatgaccaaaactcacttttgacaaaaacttaaaaataacatttttgcCAAAACcactttttgatttaaaaactttatttatcaaacgcaatctcaaatagccCTTTAAAGTGAGGTAGAGGTTGGATTATATTGACCGTGTTGTTCTAAAAAGCATCGACATATAGCgtgaaacggtgcgtttaaTACAGTCTACTGTGCTTTTGTAAAATTGGGACTGCGCAACAAACGGTGCGTTTGTCTCCGGATTCATTGTAGTACTGATACGACGCCGTTCAAATCAGGACCATGAGCTTTTTTCCCCTTCTCTTTCTCTGAGGCATGAGATTTTCGTGGGATTTAATCTGTGTAGGTAAGCTttatctgttttttcttttcccaggCCTCTCTGCATTTGCTTTCTATTTCTGAAAACTACACAACGAATTTTTctttctatgtttttatttttttcttctttgaataaTTTATGACCAGTTGTTAACGTCTGCGCGTGAATTAAAGTACATGTATATAAGCTCATGATGTGTTTCTTTATGATCCTGCAAGATTCATTTTGATTAATCAGAATTCTGGATTCATTAGTTTTTCATGACACTTATCTGTATGCCCATTAACTGTTTGTTGAAATGCCTTAATGAGCCGTGTTAAGAGTAGCTCTTTGTGAATTTACAAGCAAGAGAATGCATACTAACTTCTTACACATGTTTGTATGTTGGTATATGCAGGAAATGTGTTCATTTTAGCTTTAATTTTCGCTAGAAGAGTGAGTCTTCCTTCTAGGGACATATGTATATGCTTGTTTGTTGGTAGATATCTTCATTTATTGCCACACGAGGCCTGACATCAATGTTGAAGAAATTTAAGGTATTGGAAGATGAAAATTAAGGTGTTGGGGCCTTTTTTAAACCATCTTTTTATCACCTAAATTTATCTAGATCACTTTCTGTGAGCCCCAATTGCTTCCATAGGAAACCATCTCATCCAAAAAATTGTGTGTTCTCTTGGAGGGTCTGTAGTAGTGGTGTACATCTTTCTGTAGTGTCATCTAGGTCGCTGCTTGAGGAAAggaacttttgttttttaataaatactttttgTGAGTTCAAGAAGTGGTGGTGATGATGTTCTCTGTTCGCTTGGTGTCTTAGATCATCCTTGATTTTGCTTCTCCAAATATGATTATCTTGATCTTCAAGAAGCAGCAAAATTCTAGTGGTCAAATTTAGTTACACTTTCCTCCCAGCTATACTTATTCAtacctttttattattcaagatttctttttcttgatagATTGTGAAGCTGATTTAGTGATTCTGCATATAATGTTACAAAACTTAAAAGTCTTATTATTTGACATTGGACTGAATCTGTGATGATTGAAATTTAGACCTACATGTATAAGCTACTTTTTACATGTGGGGTTTCACCTTTGCTTTCTACTAGTTTTGGGGTTGATGAGATTGATCTTTGTCTGTAGTCCATGGTGGGCGGGGGACACAATGTGATCATCACACAATAATTTGAAATCTCACCATGTGATGATAAATCAAGGACACACTTAAATATTTCATTATCTACAGAGAATGAAGGTTCTGCGAAGCCTTGAGGTCTGGAAAATGGGCTCCATTAACTACTTGAATGCACTTAAGCTGCAGGAAAAGCTGGTCTCTGAtagaaaaactcataaaattccAGATACTCTCTTGTCCCTGCAACATCCACCTACATATACCCTTGGCAAGCGGCGGACTGATCACAATTTGTTAATTCCTGAGCCTGACCTTCAAAAGATAGGAGCTGAACTTCACTACACGCAAAGAGGAGGAGACATTACATTTCATGGTCCACATCAAGCCATTTTGTATCCCATTATTTCTCTTCGGGATGTTGGACTTGGTGCTCGTAATTATGTGGAGAAGCTTGAGTTAACTATGATTGAATTGGCCTCTCTATATGGTGTGAGAGCTCGTGCTGGTCAAACGGGTGAGACTGGGGTCTGGGTTGGAGAGAGAAAGATTGGTgccattggggttcgaatttcATATGGGATCACCTCTCATGGGTTGGCATTCAACATTGATCCTGATTTGAACTATTTTAAGCATATTGTACCTTGTGGGATCGCCAATAAAGAAGTTACATCTTTGAGAAAGGAGACAGATTCTGTGCTTCCTGCTGAAGAAGTAATTCATGAGCAGttaatttcttgttttgctAGAGTTTTGGGTTATAGTAATCTTATTTGGAAGGAGAATGGTTCGATTTTGTCAGACAGTGTAGAAAATTGAAGGAGATGGCTATTGTATGACAGACAATTCTTCTATGTACCTTTGTACTCTACGATCAATTTATTCATTGAAATACGATTGATAAGaaatttaaatgtatttttctttcgATATGTAATGTTCGGAATTATTGGCTTTCTTGTCCGCTTTGTGGGATTAGGTTTCACATATTTAATGATACATATGTTTTCACATGGTGAATATGTTGgcatgtaatttaaaaattttaaatgacgtggtATCAGTATACTGTtagatacaacaaaataaaatcttgattaTGAACATAGAGGATTGTTGTCTGTTcaaaaaaagatcattttgGCAGAGTTTTCAAGGACTTACTAGACTTTTCTGTTGCTTTGCCTTCCTAGTTTATTATTTAACGGCTATATAGAAGTTCTAGACATAACTTTGTAAAGACTCAGAGCAAAAACAATTGAAAGCTTGTGTGAGGATACTAAATGGAACGATTTTGTCAACTTAGGGCTTTTAAGTAACTCTAACACCGGCATATAAAATTCTCTCATAGAACAGTATCCTATTTGGTTGTTATTTAACACAAAAATTTGGGCAACTTAAGAGAGGGGACTGCATGGCCCACTTATCCCAGATAGTCTAAGATGTGAGATCCATCTGTCTAGGGCAATGAATCCCAAAACCCCTCTCTTAAACTACTCAAATTTCTGCGTTATTCAGATAGTCTAATAAATAATACGAAAAAATCTCAATCTCATGTTTGACTGGAAAAATTAGGTCATGTTCACTCTTGTGAAACACTGTTTGATAATTCATTTAAAGGGGTTAGAAAGTCGGCATAGTTTGTCTTCTTAGTCCTGCTGACATAGATCACATGTTTTTCGCAATTGGCAGAATCTTCAATCCACATGCACGTTTGACATGGTCTTCACCCAAATCTTCGTCTTCATATACAACTTCAGGAGTTGCTTGATTGGATCTTGTATCCTTTCAACCTTCATCACTCATTTCCTTCCACTAAAGAAGAAGGTTTCTTAttataaatgcaaaaaataaagttcaaTTCCTAGTGAATAATATAGAACTGATTATATTATAAACTTGCACATTGTTGAGTGGTGCAAATCATACTatattgagaaatttatcatttatatattctttcaaTGCTGCTGATGGGTTTGGGCAGGTGGAtacatcttttaaaattttgctaGTTGCTGAAATCCATGTTTTGCCACTGCATCCAACCCTTCTTATTCCTACTCTAgttatcaagttttttttgGCTGCCTGCCATTAGACTGCCTCAAAATCATTGTTTCCAGTAGCCCTTTTCTTAGATTGTGTGTTAATGCCCCCGTTTcttttgtacatttttttttttaaaatttttttattattaatgcaATCTCACTTATAAAAAACAGAGACAAGCCAGATCAGCTTCATGGAGGTAAATaattagattatttttttaaaacatagaccaaagaaaagaaagaaaaaattcagcCTATGTGAGTAGCTAGAATAATAAAACTTGATGAGGAGAAGATTTTGAATGGCACATGGTGAAAAAGGAGCAGGTCAATTTCCCAGAAGATGATTGGTATTACATGTTATGGAAAGCAGGCTTATCCAGCTAACTTTAGCTGTTTTGGTACACTAGTTAGAGATATAAATCTATTTAgtgatttaaataaaatatggaaGGACAGAAAATGATGTGACTGATTAGGGTTCTTGTGATAAGTCACATGAGAAATATTTTAGAATATTAAAAGTTTCAAGAGAAGTCAGAAAAATATATACTCAATTCAGGATCACATGATAAGCTGCTTCCTAGCTAGCTCTACctcattaaaaaacaaagaaggaaaTTGGTAAATTCAAGtgaaaaatgttataatattaattaaatgattaaatttattattttttaccgGCCTAAACTTGTGagataattaatgatttaacatgatattataGCAAAAGTTTTAAGTTCAAACCGttcaacttaagtttttagaataaccTGTGATTAAATCCAATCACCTTGATGCCCTCTTATGTATCAAATTATTTAAGTACCATGCAGGCTCAGGAGAGGAAATGTAGTTACTGTCAAGTAACATCTGTACTTTCTCAGGCTCAAACACGAACTACATGAAACAAGCATGAATTGCCATCCTTCTTGAAAAGAGATCTGCATATTATCAGCTCCGAATTCCATCTGTTGAgcatttctatttcattttccttccaaCCAAACACCAAGATGAGAAGCTGTCAGAGAGCTTTGTTTACTATCTTTGCCTTGATTTGTTTGCTTATCCTCATGTGCTCTTTACTGTCATTCAACAATGAGATGAGAGTTCGTCCAAGAGACAGAACTCAACCAAGGAGGCTGCTACTTTCTATCACCTCATTTTCTGCAAACTCAAACCAGTTGGGTGAAGCCATGAAAGACCCCAAGAAATCTGTTGAGACAAGCCTGCGGAAGGCTCCACCAAGCCAGTCAAATCCTTCCCAGAACAGGTAATATCTTGACAGGTCTGTGTAGGGATCTCgacaaaaaagagaaatcaaATTCCATTCTCTTTCCACATTTTTGCAGTTTCTTAACTTCTACTGTATGATAGGTAGGAGAGTTGGATCTCTGTAacagttttaattaattttagtctttttattgTACAATTGCACTAGTTCTACACATATCTACTCTTACATTTTTGCAATTCTTTCTAGGAAAAGATGAGGTGGAAGTGTATTTACAGAATTGTAGAAGAAAATGTTAGAGAGAAttgttttgttgtaaaagaTTGTGCTAGTGTTTATAGTGATATGTTGATTTCTAAGTTCTCCTTACAAActaatatatctatatattattatttctcttgttttcacttcttttttttttggatgaatgtgTAAGtttcattaacaaacaaagcaagTACTATACAAAGAGAACTTTAGCAAATCACTAAAGCAACAACTACTACACTCCTAAAACAACTAAACCAACACTAACAGTAACAGAATAAACCAGAAACTGAAACAGC from Corylus avellana chromosome ca10, CavTom2PMs-1.0 includes:
- the LOC132163994 gene encoding octanoyltransferase LIP2, mitochondrial isoform X3, producing the protein MKVLRSLEVWKMGSINYLNALKLQEKLVSDRKTHKIPDTLLSLQHPPTYTLGKRRTDHNLLIPEPDLQKIGAELHYTQRGGDITFHGPHQAILYPIISLRDVGLGARNYVEKLELTMIELASLYGVRARAGQTGETGVWVGERKIGAIGVRISYGITSHGLAFNIDPDLNYFKHIVPCGIANKEVTSLRKETDSVLPAEEVIHEQLISCFARVLGYSNLIWKENGSILSDSVEN
- the LOC132163994 gene encoding octanoyltransferase LIP2, mitochondrial isoform X2, which gives rise to MLKKFKRMKVLRSLEVWKMGSINYLNALKLQEKLVSDRKTHKIPDTLLSLQHPPTYTLGKRRTDHNLLIPEPDLQKIGAELHYTQRGGDITFHGPHQAILYPIISLRDVGLGARNYVEKLELTMIELASLYGVRARAGQTGETGVWVGERKIGAIGVRISYGITSHGLAFNIDPDLNYFKHIVPCGIANKEVTSLRKETDSVLPAEEVIHEQLISCFARVLGYSNLIWKENGSILSDSVEN
- the LOC132163994 gene encoding octanoyltransferase LIP2, mitochondrial isoform X1 yields the protein MRFSWDLICRMKVLRSLEVWKMGSINYLNALKLQEKLVSDRKTHKIPDTLLSLQHPPTYTLGKRRTDHNLLIPEPDLQKIGAELHYTQRGGDITFHGPHQAILYPIISLRDVGLGARNYVEKLELTMIELASLYGVRARAGQTGETGVWVGERKIGAIGVRISYGITSHGLAFNIDPDLNYFKHIVPCGIANKEVTSLRKETDSVLPAEEVIHEQLISCFARVLGYSNLIWKENGSILSDSVEN